A region from the Kribbella shirazensis genome encodes:
- a CDS encoding phosphoribosyltransferase family protein: protein MLRELGPALAGLYDEAPTVVLGPVSRGSLVGALTAAALRVGFVEMRKQDGSAVDSDRWVRRTTAPDYQDRHVVFGFRRQLIRSGDRVLMVDDWIDTGATARVARALVEDCGARWIGAACVVDGLTDPRLRHDLPVRSLLDVRQL from the coding sequence TTGTTGCGTGAGCTGGGGCCGGCGCTGGCGGGGTTGTACGACGAGGCGCCGACCGTGGTGCTCGGGCCGGTGTCGCGGGGGTCGCTGGTCGGTGCGTTGACCGCGGCCGCGCTGAGGGTCGGGTTCGTCGAGATGCGCAAGCAGGACGGGTCGGCGGTCGACAGCGATCGGTGGGTGCGGCGGACGACGGCGCCCGACTACCAGGACCGGCATGTCGTGTTCGGCTTCCGCCGGCAGTTGATCCGGTCCGGGGATCGCGTGCTGATGGTCGACGACTGGATCGACACCGGCGCGACGGCGCGGGTTGCCCGGGCGCTGGTGGAGGACTGCGGTGCGCGCTGGATCGGCGCGGCCTGCGTCGTCGACGGGCTCACCGATCCGCGGCTCCGGCACGACCTACCGGTCCGGTCGCTCCTCGACGTGCGGCAGCTCTAG
- the hutI gene encoding imidazolonepropionase has product MSSLLLTGIGSLVTNDPARGGLLGEVLDAAVVLDGSKVGWVGSRREAPAADSAIDLGGRAVIPGFVDSHAHLVFAGDRAEEFAARMTGTPYSAGGIRTTVAATREATDEQLTANVSRLVTEMRRQGTTTVEIKSGYGLTVADEARALQIARQFTDETTYLGAHVVPADYADDPAGYVALVTGQMLDAAAKHAKWIDVFVERGAFDADQGRAILQAGLARGLQARVHANQLGEGPGVQLAAEVGAASADHCTYLTDADIDALASSGVVAGLLPAIEFSTRSPYPNARRLLDAGVTVALATDCNPGSGYSSSMPFCIALAVREMHMTPAEALWSATAGAAASLRRRDIGHLTPGAQANLAVLDAPSYLHLAYRPGVPLVTQTFVAGRMV; this is encoded by the coding sequence ATGAGTTCGCTGCTGCTGACCGGCATCGGTTCGCTGGTGACGAACGATCCTGCCCGCGGCGGTCTGCTGGGGGAGGTGCTGGACGCGGCGGTGGTGCTCGACGGCAGCAAGGTCGGCTGGGTCGGCTCCCGGCGGGAGGCTCCCGCGGCCGATTCCGCGATCGACCTCGGCGGGCGGGCGGTCATTCCGGGGTTCGTCGACTCACATGCGCACCTGGTGTTCGCGGGCGATCGGGCCGAGGAGTTCGCGGCCCGGATGACCGGTACGCCGTACTCCGCCGGCGGCATTCGCACCACGGTCGCGGCGACGCGCGAAGCCACGGACGAGCAGCTGACCGCGAACGTGTCCCGGCTGGTGACCGAGATGCGGCGGCAGGGGACGACGACGGTCGAGATCAAGTCCGGGTACGGCCTCACGGTCGCGGACGAGGCGCGGGCTCTGCAGATCGCGCGGCAGTTCACCGACGAGACGACGTACCTCGGGGCGCATGTGGTGCCGGCCGACTACGCCGACGATCCGGCGGGTTACGTGGCGCTGGTGACCGGGCAGATGCTCGACGCGGCGGCGAAGCACGCGAAGTGGATCGACGTCTTCGTCGAGCGTGGTGCCTTCGACGCGGACCAGGGCAGGGCGATCCTCCAGGCGGGGCTGGCGCGCGGGCTGCAGGCGCGTGTCCACGCCAACCAGCTCGGCGAGGGCCCCGGCGTACAACTCGCCGCCGAGGTCGGCGCGGCCTCCGCCGACCACTGCACGTATCTCACCGACGCCGACATCGACGCGTTGGCCTCGAGCGGTGTCGTCGCCGGGCTGCTGCCCGCGATCGAGTTCTCCACCAGGTCGCCGTACCCGAACGCCCGCCGCCTCCTCGACGCCGGCGTCACCGTCGCCCTCGCCACCGACTGCAACCCCGGCTCCGGCTACTCGTCCTCGATGCCGTTCTGCATCGCCCTCGCCGTCCGCGAGATGCACATGACCCCCGCCGAGGCCCTCTGGTCAGCCACCGCCGGCGCCGCCGCCTCCCTCCGCCGCCGAGACATCGGCCACCTCACCCCAGGCGCCCAAGCAAACCTCGCAGTCCTCGACGCCCCGTCCTACCTCCACCTCGCCTACCGCCCGGGTGTCCCGCTGGTCACCCAGACCTTCGTCGCGGGACGGATGGTCTAG